tgtgtgtgtgtgtgtgagagagagagagagattgtatttcttaaaaatatctGCTGAGGACTGCACTTTTTCAGTTTCTTGCAGATGCAGGCTTATATGAAAGTCACGAAGAGGCCATTAAAAGGGAAGAAGTGCTAGGAAGATTAGACCaggtttttcatatttttgaaattaacaaTTCCTAGTCTTCTTTAACAAAGtcattaatttctaattttggaGTGAAACAGATTGTGAAGACGTGGGTGAAAAATGTCTGTCGTGCTAAAGGCTTCAATGATGATCTGGTGCATGAGGCAAATGCAAAAATCTTCACATTTGGCTCATATAGGCTTGGTGTATGTCTCTCTTTTGTCTTGTTTATTCACTTTGCTAGATTCAACTTGTAGCATATAGACTGAGACTTCTGTTTGTTTGTCTATGGCTCAATACTGTAACAACTTAAATTGAAGAACTTTTTGGGTGGGTTGGGGGTTATTTGCTTGATTAGATATTTAGTGAGTACAAGCTTTCCTTAGGTTAAAGGCAgttgtatatataataaatttgttAAATCTAATATAGTACCTGATTGAGGAGTGGGCATATAGTCTAAAACTTGTCGTCAAGCCCTTgcagattttttaatttatagcgATCTTGTGACAACTTCAGTAAGCAAGAACAATTAGGTGTTTTACTTCTCCCATCAATTGGATACAACCTCTCTTCCCCTGAGGTAGGGGTAAAGTCTGTGTACATTCTACCTTCCCGAATCCCACAAAGTGGGACTACACAGGGTATATTGTTGTTGTCCTGTCAACTATGTTGTGTTATTTATGAGTTGGTTTTGCAACTTGGTCCTTTTTcatcattcttttttataacCATAGTGTTTTGGGCCAACTTGCACGCAACTCGACCAATTTTATGTGGTATTTGCTATCTCCTACTAGCAGGTATCAGGTATCAGGTATCATGTAACTCTGACTACCAACATTGTGGAAAAATGAGGAGAAATCACCCTACTGTTTTTGCCTCCGCTGGGATTTGAACAAAACGCCTTATGGTTCTCAGTCTGTTTAATTAACCACTAGGCCTCACCCTTTGGGTTCCTTGGTCCTTTTTCTCATCATTGTGATGCTTAGGTTTTCAAATTTGGGAAGTTATGGGGAAGAATTATGGAGTGATACTTTCTGTAGTTGTCACCCTTTTTTGAGGCGGGACTGAAAATTGGAAGGACAAACTTCAGATAGTAAACATATTACATTCAAGTATTGTGATAATATGACTTTACACAGAAGGTGACTTAAGTCAATAAAGACAAAAGGAGTATTTTTTACATCTATATTGCTTGGCTTATCTTGCTTGTCTATTTAGTATATTACATTGCTTGGCTTATCTTGCTTGTCGGGTacttttttacccttttactTTATCAAGTTAACTTCTCTTTGATCTTTTTTAACAGGTACATGGTCCTGGTGCTGATATAGACACACTATGTGTAGGACCTAGACATGCGATGCGTGAGGTAGGATGATAACCTTTTCAGTTTACGTCCTTCAATTTTAGGATTCTGTGCTGAAGGTTGATGCATGTAATATTCCTCTTTACATTGCAGGACTTCTTTGGTGAACTTCATAGAATGCTTGAAGAGATGCCTGAAATACAAGAACTTCATCCTGTTCCTGATGCGCACGTTCCTGTTATGAAATTCAAGTTCAATGGCGTTTCTATAGACCTTCTGTATGCGAATGTAGCACTCTGGGTTATTCCTGAGGTATGATTCTCTTGTTTGTGATTCATTATACTCTTGCTTTGAGATGCACCATCCTTGGTAGCTAGAAAATCTGTCTTCTGATGAGCATTTGACTTTGTTATACACTTCTACATATTGTCTTCATAATTGGTTGAATTGGTGAACCTTTCATGGTGGGTTCAGCACCTCACTTTGGtgtgttttctttttcattttcctgATTAAATAAATGCGCGATATGTTTTACAACCTAGTTGGGATGAAGTAGTCGTGTGGCATATCCTTAACTATGCTTATTGCTGTGGTATGGGCAGTGACAAAAGTGGAAACAGAAAAATAGAAATACAGCCTTGTTGCAGTTTGTGGATTTTTTTGGAGGTAGAGGATGTTTTGAAGGGAATTTGTCTCCTACTTAGAAACTGGGGGTTATTCGCCTTTTTGGTGTAGAATGTTACTTGCAAATGACATGTGGATGACTCGATAGATTTGATTAGCTCCCTTCATTTTCGGTTTGGATGCAAGTAGTAGCTGGTCAAGGGAAAACTACTATAGTTATGCTGTATATTTAAGAATTCACTTGATGCTTATTAAATAACAATGGATAGGTATTGAAAACTGCACCTGTTATCTTATGAGGATATATGCTGCTTTAGGTTCTTAATACTAATTGAACATCTAAAAGGGGGCGGGGGAGTGAAATCTTGTTACTATGCTATCTAATTTGTGCATCTTCTCCTGGATCTTGGTTGTAAAATGCAAATTAGTATGTTTTTTCTGCAATTGCACGAGGACTTCTGGAATTCGACTCTTCAAAGTATCGAAAAAGTTTTGTATCCCCTCAAAAAAGAGGTCTATTAGTTTCTTGTTTACTTTTTATAAATCTGAAATATATACTTGCTCATTCCTACTTATCTTTATAGTCACCAATGTTATACGTTATCAGTATTTTTCAGTTATCTTCTGTCCTGTCGTTTGCTGATGGCTATACTGttttccttgtatttgtaaGATCATAATTCTAACTAGTGTTATTGTCATACTATTCATTTAATTTTGGTATGCTGTTGcataaatattataatgtttGAACTTCTTGAGGTGCACTGTATTACATTTTAATTCTATTTTCTGTCGCAGGACTTGGATGTTTCTCAGGAGTCTATACTACAGAATGTGGATGATCAGACTGTTCGTAGTCTTAATGGATGCAGAGTAACGGATCAAGTTTTGCATTTAGTACCGAATATTCAGGTTTTTGCCTTACAATTGTgtaatatatatgatttgaaaCTTTATGCTTAATCCCCCCTCCCCTTTGGTTCCTGTAGAGTTTCCGCACCGCACTGAGATGCATGAGATTGTGGGCAAAAAGGCGTGGAGTTTACTCAAACGTAAGAATCTGACATGGCCGCTTGTATAATCTTTTATTCGTCCTTAAAAAGTGCAGAACCTGCCATCTTAGTGAAAGATTGTTCACCTCTCTTAAACTTGTGTCACTTCTATTTTGACCAGGTTACAGGATTTCTAGGCGGTATAAATTGGGCACTGCTTGTTGCTAGGATTTGCCAGCTTTATCCTAATGCAGCTCCTAGCATGTTGGTTTCTCGGTTTTTCAGAGTCTACAGTTTGTGGCGCTGGCCAAACCCAGTTTTACTGTGTCCAATAAATGAAGGATCTCTAGGGCTGGCCTATTGGGATCCTCGGAGGAATTTCAAAGATAGGCAGCATCTAATGCCGATAATAACTCCAGCATACCCCTGCATGAATTCGAGTTACAATGTTTCAACGAGTACCTTGCGTGTCATGATGGAAGAATTCCTTAGAGGGAATGAAATTTGTGAGGTATTTATGTGTGCTCAGTTATTTGGGGATTACTGCTATTTCTATTCTACTGAATACAATCATTTTGATCTGCTGGTTTTATCTTCTTATTGGTTCTATTAATTAAACCCATTTAGCTTATATTATTTATCTAATACACATTAAAAACAAAACTATGATTTAAGAATGTTTCTGAATCATGTTTTTTTGAATTGAGGTGTGGCGTCCTGTGGGAGTACCATCTTTGGTTTAGTAGATGCATTTTGCTCAAACTGTctttataacatgataaatcaCATGCTGCTTACTTTAGTTTCAGTGTTCCATGTTTTCGTTGCTTAATGCATGTCATAATTGTTGTAGTTTGGTAGCGTCTAACTGAAGTTGCATGCAATTAAGTAGCTCCATAAGATTCAGAGTTTTCCTTAATGACTATATTTACCTTACATCTCTTACATCCCGGGCAACAAGAGTGGCACAAATTAGAGCTATATATGTCCTCcactctctctctatttttatttaatatacaaaatacctatttttttcaatattacaGAATAAAATGACCAGTTTCAAAAAagaaccaaaaaataaaaaattcaaagtaGGCATAATATCCCAAATGTGTGATGCCTATGGAATGCTAAATGTAAGTCTTAACCATAAAACCAGAGATAGTAGCAGCAGAATTTAACTTGGTGAGTATGCCTGATTCTAATAAACCTTGGGAGAAACTAAGCTCTGCTATTGAGACAGTCTACGGTTGTTTAGTCTTAATATTTCAGTCTTGATTCATACCACAGTTGAATTGAAAGCCTTCAACTGTAGTGTCTAGTGCATGCTGCAAACTAGGAACGGACGTGCTTAACCCCCTAGAAAATTTTGAACAGCCCTTCCTATACATATAAGTAAAATAAGAATTCGTGTCATATGAAGGTTAGAAGTTCTGCTGTCATAAAGGTTACTTCATCTCAGCTCTTTACTGAATTTCATTCAGTCTTTGCTCAATTGATGTTTGCTTTTTCCATAATTAAGGCTTAAATGTTTGCTTAGGAGGCTCAAGCATGTATATTGGTGTTCATGGTTATTGTTACCATTCtttttaaagaatgaatttggTGCTCATGGTTTTAATACTTGATCTCCTAACGTCTTTTTAGACTGTTCATTTGTTTTTTGTGGCATCGATGCTCCACAGTTGACTTCTATTCTTATCCTATTGCTGTTATCTTCCAATCGGTATTCctatttaatcaattttgagGTTTTCATTCACTCACTTACTTTTGTGTGTATACAGGCAATAGAAGCTAACAAAGCTAGCTGGGGAAGTCTATTTGAGCCTTTCCCTTTCTTTGAAGCCTATAAAAACTACTTGCGAATAGACATAGCTACAGAAAGTGACGATGACATGAGGCAATGGAAAGGATGGGTTGAATCTAGGATACGCCTGCTTACTCTAAAGGTGATGTTTCTTTCTTCTGCTTCACATTTTGATGGCTTCACCGCTATTGCTTCGCCAAAGGAACTGATTGTTCAAGCTTTCTTGCTCCTATTCATATAGATTGAGAGGGACACAGTCGGTGTACTTCAGTGCCATCCACATCCGGGGGAATTCTCAGATAAATCTAAGCCATTTCACCATTCTTATTTTATGGGATTGCGCAAAAAACAAGGTGCTAGTTATCAACAAGGCGAACAATTTGATATAAGGTTGACAGTTGAGGATTTTAAGCGAGATGTATATGCATATTCTTTTTGGAAATCTAGCATGTGGATTAATGTGTGTCATGTAAGACGAAAGGATCTTCCCGACTTT
The window above is part of the Solanum pennellii chromosome 5, SPENNV200 genome. Proteins encoded here:
- the LOC107020467 gene encoding nuclear poly(A) polymerase 1, with protein sequence MSNTAYGISEPISTGGPSELDVVRNRELEKFLADAGLYESHEEAIKREEVLGRLDQIVKTWVKNVCRAKGFNDDLVHEANAKIFTFGSYRLGVHGPGADIDTLCVGPRHAMREDFFGELHRMLEEMPEIQELHPVPDAHVPVMKFKFNGVSIDLLYANVALWVIPEDLDVSQESILQNVDDQTVRSLNGCRVTDQVLHLVPNIQSFRTALRCMRLWAKRRGVYSNVTGFLGGINWALLVARICQLYPNAAPSMLVSRFFRVYSLWRWPNPVLLCPINEGSLGLAYWDPRRNFKDRQHLMPIITPAYPCMNSSYNVSTSTLRVMMEEFLRGNEICEAIEANKASWGSLFEPFPFFEAYKNYLRIDIATESDDDMRQWKGWVESRIRLLTLKIERDTVGVLQCHPHPGEFSDKSKPFHHSYFMGLRKKQGASYQQGEQFDIRLTVEDFKRDVYAYSFWKSSMWINVCHVRRKDLPDFVFPGGVRPAQPAKSESRSGSRSLGSAKTTSPDAASSRKRKHDEVDAGLSPKGSDASSPGEIRELKHFEADTGDTSSTLPVAASGAAVTEITVMQSAKLTVGQQSEPHGVEDLGYDLELTNGVKHFDGANGLQTEPPTPEQIVGAATSEEKDRIGGSSNNVLQSEGLEELEPIEPAPSSSIASAAFEVPQKPLIRFNFTSLRKTTEST